In Pseudoalteromonas marina, a genomic segment contains:
- the rbfA gene encoding 30S ribosome-binding factor RbfA, producing the protein MREFSRTDRVGQQIQKEIAVILQREIKDPRLGMVTVSAVEVSRDLSYAKIFITVFNTKDEDAAKQSAKVLNEATGYIRSLLGKRIRARIMPELKFVVDNSLMEGMRISNLVDTIIREDNAKHVNEDDSSVDDASNSGDNIKQADDKDS; encoded by the coding sequence ATGAGAGAATTTTCTCGCACTGATCGTGTTGGCCAGCAAATCCAAAAAGAAATTGCTGTGATTTTACAACGCGAAATTAAAGATCCGCGCTTAGGCATGGTGACAGTGTCTGCGGTAGAAGTATCGCGCGATTTATCTTATGCAAAAATTTTCATCACTGTGTTTAACACAAAAGATGAAGATGCAGCAAAGCAAAGCGCAAAAGTACTTAACGAAGCTACGGGCTATATTCGTTCGCTTTTAGGCAAACGTATTCGTGCTCGTATTATGCCAGAGCTAAAGTTTGTGGTTGATAATTCATTAATGGAAGGGATGCGTATCTCTAACTTAGTGGACACAATCATCAGAGAAGATAACGCAAAACACGTCAATGAAGACGATAGTAGTGTTGATGATGCGTCGAACTCAGGTGACAACATTAAGCAAGCAGATGATAAAGATAGCTAA
- the nusA gene encoding transcription termination factor NusA, producing MAKEILLVAEAVSNEKAVPKEKIFEALEFALATATKKKHDGEIEVRVSIDRKTGDYDTFRRWQIAEVLEDGSLENPYSEITLEAAQVEEPDLQLGDFVEEQIDSIKFDRITTQMAKQVIVQKVREAERALVVDAYKDQVGELVTGVVKKATRDSIVLDLGNNAEAVIYRDDMLPRENFRPGDRIRGLLYEVKPEARGAQLFVTRSKPEMLMELFRIEVPEIGEEMIELRAAARDPGSRAKIAVKSNDKRIDPIGACVGMRGARVQAVSSELGGERVDIVLYDDNPAQFVINAMSPAEVASIVLDEDTHSMDIAVEADNLAQAIGRNGQNVRLASQLTGWELNVMTVDEMRTKNEAESDKLLNLFTENLDIDDEFATLLINEGFSTLEEVAYVPASEFLEIDGLDEETVDVLRSRAKDALTTKALKTEESLEGAEPAEDLLALEGLERHLAFVMASKGVVTLEDLAEQGIDELVDITELSSEQAGELIMAARNICWFADE from the coding sequence ATGGCAAAAGAGATATTATTGGTTGCTGAAGCCGTTTCCAATGAGAAAGCGGTTCCAAAAGAAAAGATTTTTGAAGCATTAGAGTTCGCATTAGCGACTGCGACAAAGAAAAAACACGATGGTGAAATTGAAGTACGTGTATCAATTGACCGTAAAACAGGTGATTACGATACGTTCCGCCGCTGGCAGATTGCTGAAGTATTAGAGGATGGTTCATTAGAAAATCCTTACAGCGAAATAACATTAGAAGCTGCGCAGGTTGAAGAGCCTGACTTACAGCTAGGTGATTTTGTTGAAGAGCAAATTGATTCAATCAAATTTGACCGCATCACAACACAAATGGCTAAACAAGTAATCGTACAAAAAGTACGTGAAGCTGAGCGCGCTTTAGTTGTTGACGCATATAAAGACCAAGTGGGTGAGTTAGTAACAGGTGTTGTTAAAAAAGCAACGCGTGATTCAATCGTACTTGATTTAGGCAACAACGCTGAAGCAGTTATTTACCGTGATGACATGCTACCACGCGAAAACTTCCGTCCAGGCGACCGTATCCGTGGTCTTTTATACGAAGTTAAGCCAGAAGCACGCGGCGCACAGTTATTTGTAACGCGTTCTAAGCCAGAAATGCTGATGGAATTATTCCGCATTGAGGTGCCAGAAATTGGCGAAGAAATGATTGAACTTCGCGCTGCTGCACGTGATCCAGGTTCGCGCGCTAAAATTGCTGTTAAGTCAAACGACAAGCGCATTGATCCAATTGGTGCATGTGTTGGTATGCGTGGAGCTCGTGTTCAAGCTGTTTCGTCTGAACTTGGTGGTGAGCGTGTTGATATCGTTCTTTACGATGACAACCCTGCACAATTTGTTATCAATGCAATGTCGCCAGCTGAGGTTGCTTCAATAGTATTAGATGAAGACACTCATTCGATGGATATCGCTGTAGAAGCCGATAATCTAGCACAAGCGATTGGTCGTAATGGTCAAAATGTTCGTTTAGCAAGCCAGTTAACTGGTTGGGAACTAAACGTTATGACTGTTGACGAGATGCGTACTAAAAATGAAGCAGAATCAGATAAGTTACTTAACTTATTTACTGAAAATTTAGATATCGATGATGAGTTTGCAACCTTACTTATCAACGAAGGTTTCTCAACACTTGAAGAAGTGGCGTACGTGCCAGCCTCTGAGTTTTTAGAAATTGACGGTCTTGACGAAGAAACGGTGGATGTTTTACGTTCACGCGCTAAAGATGCATTAACAACTAAAGCACTTAAAACGGAAGAAAGCTTAGAAGGCGCAGAGCCAGCTGAAGACTTACTTGCGCTTGAAGGCTTAGAGCGTCATCTAGCATTTGTAATGGCAAGTAAAGGTGTTGTAACACTTGAAGACTTGGCTGAGCAAGGTATTGACGAGCTAGTCGATATCACAGAGCTTTCATCTGAACAAGCAGGTGAGCTGATTATGGCTGCACGAAACATTTGTTGGTTTGCAGACGAGTAA
- the pnp gene encoding polyribonucleotide nucleotidyltransferase, whose translation MQAIIKEFQLGQHTVTLETGAIARQADGAVLASIGDTSVLVTVVGKREAQPGQDFFPLTVNYQERMYAAGRIPGGFLKREGRPNDGETLIARLIDRPIRPLFPNGFVNEVQVIATVVSVNPEIQPDMVAMIGTSAALAISGIPFSGPIGAARVGYIGGEYVLNPTLKELEESQLDLVVAGTDNAVLMVESEADVLAEDVMLGAVVYGHEQSQSIINAINEFKAEAGKPTWDWTAPEKNVSLEEKVAELAADKVGEAYRITDKVARKEALGVAKDAVIEALSSELAEGETLDKQEVGKVFGSLEKKIVRGRIAAGEKRIDGREPDMIRALDVMTGVLPRTHGSAIFTRGETQALVTATLGTERDSQLIDDLTGTHKNHFMLNYNFPPFCVGETGFVGSPKRREIGHGNLAKRGIQAVMPTLTDFPYSIRVVSEITESNGSSSMASVCGTSLALMNAGVPIKASVAGIAMGLVKEDEKFVVLSDILGDEDHLGDMDFKVAGTTNGITALQMDIKIEGITQEIMQIALKQAKAARLHILEVMDEAISAPSEELSMFAPRIYTMKIPQKKIAEVIGKGGATIRQLTEETGTTIEIGDDGTIKIAATDGESAANAISRIEQLTAELEVGTIYEGKVVRIVDFGAFVNILPGKDGLVHISQISTERVNNVADHLSEGQEVKVKVLEVDRQGRVRLSIKEAMESAAPAADASTDA comes from the coding sequence GTGCAAGCAATTATAAAAGAATTTCAACTAGGTCAACACACTGTAACCCTAGAAACAGGTGCAATCGCACGTCAAGCAGACGGCGCAGTACTAGCAAGCATTGGCGATACGTCAGTACTAGTAACGGTTGTTGGTAAGCGTGAAGCACAGCCAGGTCAAGACTTCTTCCCACTAACAGTTAACTACCAAGAGCGTATGTACGCTGCAGGTCGCATCCCAGGTGGTTTCCTTAAGCGTGAAGGTCGTCCTAACGATGGCGAAACACTAATTGCACGTCTTATTGACCGTCCAATTCGTCCACTTTTCCCAAATGGTTTTGTAAACGAAGTACAAGTTATTGCAACTGTTGTATCTGTAAACCCAGAAATCCAACCTGATATGGTTGCGATGATTGGTACATCAGCAGCACTTGCTATCTCTGGCATCCCGTTCAGTGGTCCAATTGGTGCAGCTCGTGTTGGTTACATTGGTGGTGAATACGTTCTTAACCCAACGTTAAAAGAACTTGAAGAAAGCCAACTTGATTTAGTTGTTGCTGGTACTGACAACGCAGTACTTATGGTTGAATCAGAAGCAGACGTACTTGCTGAAGACGTAATGCTAGGCGCGGTTGTATACGGCCATGAGCAATCACAGTCTATCATCAATGCTATTAACGAATTTAAAGCAGAAGCAGGCAAGCCTACTTGGGATTGGACTGCACCTGAGAAAAACGTATCTCTTGAAGAGAAAGTAGCTGAACTTGCTGCTGATAAAGTAGGCGAAGCTTACCGTATTACTGATAAAGTAGCGCGTAAAGAAGCACTTGGCGTAGCTAAAGATGCAGTTATCGAAGCACTTTCAAGCGAGCTTGCTGAAGGCGAAACGCTTGATAAGCAAGAAGTGGGTAAAGTATTCGGTTCACTTGAGAAGAAAATTGTTCGTGGCCGTATCGCTGCAGGCGAAAAACGTATCGATGGTCGCGAACCAGATATGATCCGTGCACTAGACGTAATGACTGGCGTATTACCGCGTACTCACGGTTCTGCTATCTTCACACGTGGTGAAACACAAGCATTAGTAACAGCAACGCTTGGTACAGAACGTGATTCACAGTTAATCGACGATTTAACGGGCACGCACAAAAACCACTTTATGCTTAACTACAACTTCCCTCCATTCTGTGTAGGTGAAACTGGTTTTGTTGGTTCTCCTAAGCGTCGTGAAATTGGCCACGGTAACCTAGCTAAGCGTGGTATCCAAGCAGTAATGCCAACATTGACTGACTTCCCATATTCAATTCGTGTTGTATCTGAAATCACTGAATCAAACGGTTCATCTTCAATGGCGTCTGTGTGTGGTACATCACTAGCACTTATGAACGCGGGTGTTCCAATTAAAGCTTCTGTTGCAGGTATTGCGATGGGTCTAGTTAAAGAAGACGAGAAATTCGTTGTTCTTTCTGACATCTTAGGTGATGAAGATCATTTAGGTGACATGGACTTTAAAGTAGCAGGTACTACTAACGGTATTACTGCATTGCAAATGGATATCAAGATTGAAGGTATCACACAAGAAATCATGCAAATTGCGCTTAAACAAGCAAAAGCAGCACGTTTACACATATTAGAAGTGATGGACGAAGCGATTTCTGCTCCTTCTGAAGAGCTTTCAATGTTTGCTCCGCGCATTTACACAATGAAAATTCCACAGAAGAAAATTGCTGAAGTTATTGGTAAAGGTGGCGCTACTATTCGTCAACTTACTGAAGAAACAGGCACAACAATTGAAATCGGTGATGACGGTACAATTAAAATTGCCGCTACTGACGGTGAAAGCGCTGCAAATGCAATCAGCCGTATTGAGCAATTAACAGCAGAACTTGAAGTAGGTACTATCTACGAAGGTAAAGTTGTACGTATTGTAGATTTCGGTGCGTTTGTAAATATTCTTCCTGGTAAAGATGGTTTAGTGCATATTTCTCAAATTAGCACAGAGCGCGTTAATAACGTTGCTGATCACCTTAGCGAAGGTCAAGAAGTTAAAGTTAAAGTGCTAGAAGTAGACCGTCAAGGCCGTGTACGTCTTAGTATTAAAGAAGCAATGGAATCAGCTGCACCAGCGGCAGATGCGTCAACTGACGCTTAA
- the nlpI gene encoding lipoprotein NlpI yields the protein MIFKHIALASFAILSLSACQTTTQSESAPVVNVPFTAPLASDFRSEIAIARYSELLNRADLTPEQQAKLYYDRGVLFDSLGMTTLSRIDFNRAVKLKPDLAEVYNFLGIQHTLMQQYEKAYELFDSALELDEEHEYAYLNRGIALYYGDRPSIAKTDFSQFLARSPNDPYRVLWVYLAQAKLDKDSAVAELKTNSKALDDSQWAYQLISLFAGDMSEHTFLSGVSDGVKSEQEYAQRLCEAYFYLAKLHQAAGDTYVAADYFRLALSTNVHEFIEYKYARLELELLMEADAS from the coding sequence ATGATTTTCAAACACATTGCTTTGGCGTCTTTTGCTATTTTGTCTTTAAGCGCTTGCCAAACAACAACCCAATCAGAATCAGCACCTGTAGTAAACGTGCCTTTCACTGCGCCCTTAGCGTCTGATTTTCGCAGTGAAATAGCTATCGCACGTTATTCAGAATTACTTAATAGAGCTGATTTAACGCCAGAGCAACAAGCAAAGTTATATTACGACCGCGGAGTGCTGTTCGATAGTTTAGGCATGACCACTTTATCGCGCATTGACTTTAACCGTGCGGTAAAACTTAAGCCTGACTTAGCTGAGGTGTATAATTTTTTAGGTATTCAACACACATTAATGCAGCAATATGAAAAAGCGTACGAGCTTTTTGACTCTGCGTTAGAGCTAGATGAAGAACACGAATACGCTTACTTGAACCGCGGTATTGCGCTTTATTATGGCGATAGGCCCAGTATTGCAAAAACAGACTTCAGTCAATTTTTAGCGCGTTCTCCTAATGACCCTTATCGCGTATTGTGGGTGTATTTAGCACAAGCTAAATTAGACAAAGATTCAGCAGTTGCTGAACTAAAAACTAACTCTAAAGCGCTTGATGACTCGCAATGGGCATATCAGTTAATCTCACTTTTTGCGGGTGATATGAGTGAACATACATTTTTATCTGGTGTAAGCGATGGCGTTAAGTCAGAGCAAGAATATGCCCAACGTTTGTGCGAAGCTTATTTTTACTTAGCAAAGCTACACCAAGCAGCGGGTGATACCTATGTTGCCGCTGATTATTTTAGATTGGCACTATCTACTAATGTACATGAGTTCATAGAATATAAATATGCTCGCTTAGAGCTTGAACTTTTAATGGAAGCAGACGCAAGTTAG
- the rpsO gene encoding 30S ribosomal protein S15 produces MSLSNQEKIDIIAKFARAEGDTGSPEVQVALLTFDINKLQGHFADHKHDFHSRRGLLRKVSTRRKLLDYLKGKDISRYTALIKELGLRR; encoded by the coding sequence ATGTCACTAAGCAATCAAGAAAAAATCGATATCATTGCTAAATTCGCACGTGCTGAAGGCGACACTGGTTCACCTGAAGTACAAGTAGCATTACTTACTTTTGATATCAACAAGCTTCAAGGTCACTTTGCTGATCACAAGCATGACTTCCACTCACGTCGTGGTCTGCTTCGTAAAGTAAGCACTCGCCGTAAATTGCTTGATTACCTTAAAGGTAAAGATATCTCGCGTTATACTGCACTAATCAAAGAACTTGGCCTACGTCGCTAA
- the truB gene encoding tRNA pseudouridine(55) synthase TruB, with product MARRSKGRPIDGILLLDKPKGISSNKALQQAKGIYFAQKAGHTGALDPLATGMLPICFGEATKFTQFLLDTDKTYVVRAKLGERTTTSDSDGEIVQTRDVNVTVDQLKQEISAFLGESDQYPSMYSALKYEGKPLYKYAREGIEVPRKCRKINVFSLTLDEFDEANNEVQMTAHVSKGTYIRTIVDDLGENLGCGAHVIMLHRSAVGHYPADKMVSIEQLESLLAKAKDEETVPSTYLDELLLPMDTALVDLPVVEITKEQGVSFSHGQAVVLGKELPDGAIKVLADGVFIGTGEKNPDGHLKSKRGLSNQQAE from the coding sequence ATGGCAAGACGCAGTAAAGGCCGTCCAATAGACGGGATTTTGTTGTTAGATAAACCCAAAGGTATTTCGTCAAACAAGGCATTACAGCAAGCAAAAGGTATCTATTTTGCCCAAAAGGCGGGGCACACAGGTGCACTCGATCCGCTTGCTACCGGTATGCTGCCAATCTGTTTTGGTGAAGCGACTAAGTTTACTCAGTTTTTACTTGATACCGATAAAACCTATGTTGTGCGTGCTAAGTTAGGTGAAAGAACAACAACATCAGACTCTGATGGTGAAATAGTTCAGACGCGAGATGTAAACGTAACTGTTGATCAATTAAAGCAAGAAATTTCAGCGTTTTTAGGTGAATCTGATCAGTATCCATCGATGTACTCTGCGCTTAAGTACGAAGGGAAACCTTTGTATAAATATGCGCGTGAAGGGATTGAAGTTCCTCGAAAATGCAGAAAAATAAATGTATTTAGCCTAACGCTTGATGAGTTTGATGAAGCGAATAATGAAGTACAAATGACAGCTCACGTTTCTAAAGGGACTTACATTCGTACTATTGTTGATGACTTAGGTGAAAACTTAGGCTGTGGTGCCCATGTGATCATGCTTCACCGCTCGGCTGTTGGCCATTACCCCGCAGATAAAATGGTATCTATAGAGCAGTTAGAATCGTTATTAGCTAAAGCAAAAGACGAAGAAACCGTTCCGTCAACTTACCTTGACGAACTGCTTTTGCCAATGGACACCGCTCTAGTTGATTTACCGGTTGTGGAAATCACTAAAGAGCAGGGTGTTTCATTTAGCCATGGGCAAGCTGTAGTTCTTGGTAAAGAATTACCTGATGGTGCAATAAAGGTATTAGCCGATGGTGTGTTTATAGGCACAGGCGAGAAAAACCCTGATGGCCATTTAAAATCAAAACGCGGTCTATCAAACCAGCAGGCAGAGTAA
- the infB gene encoding translation initiation factor IF-2, which yields MAEVNVEKLAGDIGTTVDKLLQQFSQAGITKQATDNVTEAEKATLLDHLSKSHGGTGSEGPARMTLQRKSKSTLNVTGSTGKAKAVQVEVRKTRTYVKKSAMEQEQEQQRLAAEEKARLEEQQKAEQAAAELKAKQEAERKAKEDADRKAKEEAKRKADAERKAKQKQMTPEQSAKSEKDRIEAERLQKEAEEAALKKAEEEAKRQAEEARKLAEENSARWKKEEEERKKREETADHHLTTSTYAREAEDVADAREEQGSRRAKKKKKAPAKDKFAASKGKKGKLKAPASLQHGFQKPTADVKNEVRISETITVAELASRMAVKGAEVVKTMMKMGDMVTINQVIDQETAQLVAEEMGHKVIIVKENELEQTVLNDRHEDGKSEPRAPVVTVMGHVDHGKTSTLDYIRSAKVASGEAGGITQHIGAYHVETNGNMITFLDTPGHAAFTSMRARGAKATDIVILVVAADDGVMPQTKEAVQHARAAGVPLIIAVNKMDKEGADPDRVKNELAQLDVIPEEWGGDTQYVHISAKTGLGIDELLEAVLMQSELLELTAPSQGMAAGVVIESRLDKGRGPVASILVQSGTLNQGDIVLCGLEYGRVRAMRDENGKDIKSAGPSIPVEILGLSGIPAAGDEATVVKDERKAREVALYRQGKFRDVKLARQQKAKLENMFTNMAEGDVSEVNVVLKADVQGSIEAISDSLTKLSTDEVKVKIVGSGVGGITETDATLAAASNAIVVGFNVRADASARKVIDSENLDLRYYSVIYALIEEVKQAMSGMLAPEFKQEIIGLAQVRDVFKSPKIGAIAGCMVTEGVIKRSAPIRVLRDNVVIYEGELESLRRFKDDVQEVRNGMECGIGVKNYNDVRVGDQIEVFETVEVQRTL from the coding sequence ATGGCAGAAGTAAATGTTGAAAAACTAGCCGGCGATATAGGTACAACTGTTGATAAATTGCTACAGCAATTTTCGCAAGCGGGTATCACTAAGCAGGCAACTGATAATGTAACTGAAGCTGAAAAAGCAACGTTACTTGATCATTTAAGCAAATCACATGGCGGCACGGGCTCTGAAGGCCCTGCACGCATGACTTTACAGCGTAAGAGCAAAAGCACATTAAATGTGACTGGCTCTACAGGTAAAGCGAAGGCGGTTCAGGTTGAAGTTCGCAAAACACGTACATACGTGAAGAAAAGCGCGATGGAACAAGAGCAAGAGCAACAACGCTTAGCCGCTGAAGAAAAAGCCCGTCTTGAAGAGCAGCAAAAAGCTGAACAAGCTGCAGCTGAGTTAAAGGCAAAACAAGAGGCAGAACGTAAAGCGAAAGAAGACGCTGATCGTAAAGCCAAAGAAGAAGCTAAACGTAAAGCAGACGCTGAACGTAAAGCGAAACAAAAGCAGATGACCCCAGAGCAAAGTGCTAAGTCTGAGAAAGATCGCATCGAAGCTGAGCGTCTGCAAAAAGAAGCAGAAGAGGCCGCATTGAAGAAAGCTGAAGAAGAAGCGAAACGTCAGGCAGAAGAAGCAAGAAAACTAGCTGAAGAAAACTCGGCTCGTTGGAAGAAAGAAGAGGAAGAGCGTAAGAAGCGTGAAGAAACAGCAGATCACCACCTTACGACTTCAACTTACGCACGTGAAGCAGAAGATGTAGCTGATGCTCGTGAAGAGCAAGGCTCTCGCCGTGCTAAGAAAAAGAAAAAAGCGCCAGCAAAAGATAAGTTTGCAGCGTCTAAGGGTAAAAAAGGTAAGCTAAAAGCACCGGCATCATTACAGCATGGTTTCCAAAAACCAACAGCTGATGTAAAAAATGAAGTACGTATTAGTGAAACAATTACAGTTGCTGAGCTTGCATCACGCATGGCTGTTAAAGGCGCTGAAGTTGTAAAAACAATGATGAAAATGGGTGACATGGTTACAATTAACCAAGTTATTGACCAAGAAACTGCGCAACTTGTAGCAGAAGAAATGGGCCATAAAGTTATCATCGTTAAAGAAAACGAATTAGAGCAAACAGTACTTAACGACCGCCATGAAGATGGTAAGTCAGAGCCTCGTGCTCCAGTTGTTACTGTAATGGGTCACGTTGACCATGGTAAAACATCAACGCTTGATTACATTCGTTCAGCAAAAGTTGCTTCAGGCGAAGCCGGTGGTATTACGCAGCATATTGGTGCATACCATGTTGAAACAAATGGCAACATGATCACATTTTTAGATACTCCGGGTCACGCCGCGTTTACATCAATGCGTGCTCGTGGTGCTAAAGCAACTGATATTGTAATCCTAGTAGTTGCAGCCGATGATGGTGTAATGCCACAGACTAAAGAAGCGGTACAGCATGCTCGCGCAGCGGGTGTTCCTTTAATCATTGCTGTGAACAAAATGGATAAAGAAGGCGCAGATCCAGATCGCGTTAAGAACGAGCTAGCACAGCTTGACGTTATCCCAGAAGAATGGGGCGGCGACACGCAGTACGTTCATATCTCAGCTAAAACAGGCTTGGGTATTGATGAACTACTTGAAGCAGTACTTATGCAATCTGAGCTATTAGAACTAACTGCACCAAGTCAAGGTATGGCTGCAGGTGTTGTAATTGAATCACGTCTTGATAAAGGTCGTGGTCCAGTAGCGTCTATCCTTGTTCAGTCAGGTACACTTAACCAAGGTGACATTGTATTATGTGGTCTTGAGTATGGCCGTGTTCGTGCTATGCGCGATGAAAACGGTAAAGATATCAAGTCTGCAGGTCCTTCTATTCCAGTAGAGATTTTAGGTCTATCTGGTATCCCTGCAGCCGGTGATGAAGCAACGGTAGTTAAAGACGAGCGTAAAGCACGTGAAGTTGCATTATACCGTCAAGGTAAATTCCGTGATGTTAAATTAGCGCGCCAGCAAAAAGCGAAACTTGAAAACATGTTCACTAACATGGCTGAAGGTGACGTTTCTGAAGTTAACGTGGTACTTAAAGCAGACGTTCAAGGTTCTATCGAAGCGATTTCTGATTCACTAACTAAGCTTTCTACTGACGAAGTAAAAGTGAAGATTGTGGGATCAGGCGTTGGTGGAATCACAGAAACAGATGCAACGCTTGCTGCGGCGTCTAACGCGATTGTTGTTGGCTTTAACGTTCGTGCTGATGCATCTGCACGCAAAGTGATTGATTCTGAGAACCTAGACTTACGCTACTACAGCGTTATTTACGCCTTAATTGAAGAAGTTAAGCAAGCGATGTCAGGTATGCTTGCACCAGAATTTAAGCAAGAAATTATTGGTCTTGCTCAGGTTCGTGACGTGTTCAAATCACCAAAAATTGGCGCAATTGCTGGTTGTATGGTAACTGAAGGTGTTATTAAGCGCAGCGCGCCTATCCGTGTACTACGTGATAACGTGGTTATATACGAAGGCGAACTTGAATCACTTCGTCGCTTTAAAGACGATGTGCAAGAAGTGCGTAATGGTATGGAATGTGGTATCGGTGTTAAGAACTACAATGACGTACGTGTTGGTGACCAAATCGAAGTATTTGAAACAGTTGAAGTACAACGTACTTTATAA